TGCTAGCCCCGGTCCGTGAGGTGGAGACCGTCGGGAATGGCTTCCGCTGTGCTGGGGCGGAGGCCTGGATGGTTGACGGCAGGGCGGTTGCCGATGCGGTCCCGCAGGACATTGATGGGCAGCTGGACCTGTTGTGGTGCGTGCTGCATGCCGTGTGGCGGTTCCAAGCTGACGGCAAGGACCTGTTGGCCCGGCTGGACCGGTTGCGATGACTGCCCCCACTCCCCGCAGCGCCGCCCCTGGTGAGGTGCAGCGCCTCCAGGCGATCAACGAGGCCATGAGGAGGCTTGACGAGGTGGGAGAGCTTTCCGCCGATGAGGCACTCGCCCACTTGGAGGAAGTGCATCAGGTCCTGGCTGAGGCCCTGAACCCCGGGGCGGCCTCCCAGGGCCACGCTGGCTCGGAGGGCCACGCTGGCTCGGAAAACCCACAGTGAGGCTGGATCAGGCACTTGTCGCCCGCGGACTGGCGCGTTCGCGTACGCAGGCCGCCCGGCTGATCGCAGAGGGCAGGGTCCTGGTGGCCGGGGACGTGGCCCAGAAACCAGCGCTGGCTGTGACTGATGACACACAGATCATCGCCGAACCTGAGAAATGGGTCTCCCGGGCTGCCTACAAGCTGCTGGGAGCCCTGGAGGCATCCGGAACCCGGTTGCAGGGCCGTATCCTTGATGCCGGGGCATCGACGGGAGGGTTTACCCAGGTTGCGCTGGAAAGTGGCGCTGAGCTGGTCTACGCCGTGGACGTCGGGCACCGGCAGCTGGCCGGCCTGGTACGCGCCGATCCGCGCGTCCGGGTGCGGGAAGGCCTCAATCTGCGAGAGATCACCCTGCAGGACCTGGACGGGCAGCCGGTCGATGCCATCGTTGGAGACGTCTCGTTCATTTCGCTGAGGCTTCTGCTGCCCTCGCTGCTGGATGTCCTACAAGAGGATGGGGTTGCCCTGCTGCTGGTGAAGCCACAGTTCGAGGTGGGGAGGCGACGACTCGGAACCGGAGGGGTGGTAAACGATCCGCGGCTGCGCGAGGAGGCGGTGGATGCTGTTACCGCGGTTGCTGCCAGCCTGGGCTGGGAGTGCGACTGGCGTGCCCCGAGCCTGCTGCGTGGTGCCAGTGGAAACCAGGAGTTCTTCATTCGATTGTGCGCTGCTCGGAGCGCTGATTACCCTTGATGACCGTGGAGACCCGTGCTGTTGCCGTGCTGTTGCATCCTGAGCGCCCGGAGGCGCTGGAGGCAGCCGTTGCCTTCATGAGGCAGATGCCTGGCTTCCGGTTTCTGAGTTTTCCCGACGATGTCAGCCGACTGGCCGATTTTGTTCCCGATGCGGATCTAGCACCCATCGGTACCAATCCCGTTGAGCTGGCCGTGGTCTTCGGCGGTGACGGCACTTTGCTGCGGGCAGCGGAATGGGCTCAGCCCCTTGAGGTCCCGCTGCTGGGAGTCAACCTAGGGCATGTCGGTTTTCTCGCCGAACTCGAGACCTCGGACCTGACCTCCCTGCCGCAGGCGGTTATCGAGGGCCGCTATGAAATCGAGCGGCGCTTGGTGCTGCAAGTCGAAGTGTCTGACGCGTCCGAGCAGCTTCTGTGGTCGTCATTCGCGATCAACGAGGTATCCCTGGAGAAGCTGATGCGAGAGAAGATGCTCAACGTTCTCGTGCATGTTGACGCCCATCCTCTTTCCCGCTGGGGGTGCGACGGGGTACTGGTGGCCACCCCGACCGGTTCCACAGCCTATGCGTTTTCAGGCGGCGGGCCCGTCGTCTGGCCCGAGGTGCAGGCGATGCTTATAGTGCCGCTGTCAGCGCATGCCCTGTTCAACCGGCCGATGGTCCTTGCCCCCACATCCCATGTGTCCCTGGAGCTGGGGGGACCTGTCCCACAGGGCATCATCTGGTGCGACGGGCGGCGTAGCGTCGATGTGGGCCCGGGGATGCGCATTGCGGTGAGAGCAAGCGAACACCCGATGCTTCTGGCGCGACTGTCCGAGCAGCCCTTCACCACGCGGCTGGTGCGCAAATTCGAGCTGCCGGTTGACGGCTGGCGGCGTTCCCCCCGGGGTGAGGCATGCTGACAGAGCTTCGCCTGAAATCGCTCGGAGTGGTGGAGGACGCCACCCTCCCGCTGGGTCCCGGCCTCACCGCTCTCACAGGTGAGACGGGTGCGGGCAAGACGATGATCGTCGCCGGGCTTGGCCTGTTGCTGGGTGCCCGGGCTGATGCCTCCCTGGTGAGGAAGGGCCAGGACAAGGCAGTCGTGCAGGGGCGCTGGGAAGTCGATGATGCCATCGCTGAAGCGGTCGAGGATCTCGGCGGCGATCTCGATGACGGGGTGGAGCTCGTCACTCTTCGCCAGATCTCTGCCCAGGGGCGTTCCCGCGCGCTGGTGGGCGGCGCGCAGGTCCCGGTCTCTGCCGTGGCCAGTCTGCTGGATGAGATCGCGACAATCCACGGTCAGTCTGAGCAGACACGGCTTTCCACACCGGAGCGGCAACGAGAGCTGCTGGACACCTTCGCGGCCCCGGCTGCGCTGAACGACTACCGCCGGGATTTCGCAGAACATCGTCACATCACCGAGGAACTCGCCAGACTTGAGACAGAGGCGTTGAGCCGCACCCGGGAGGCCGAGGTCCTCCGGTTTGGCCTGGACGAGATCGCCGCCGTGAATCCTCAGAAGGGGGAAGACGAGGCTCTGGCGGCAGAAGCGGTGCGCTTGGCTGATGCTGATGACCTGAAAGCCTTGGCTGTCAGCGCCCAAGTGGCGCTGAGCGGCGCAGAGGAAGACCTGGATGCCCCCAGCGTCCTGGGACTGGCCGGCTCCACCCGCAAGGCCCTCGACTCTCTCGCAGAACGGGATCCGAGCGCCTCCGAGCTGGCGCGGCGCCTCACAGAGGTCAACTATCTGCTGGTAGATCTCGCTCAGGATGTCGCCAGTCACGCCGCAGATCTTGTCGCTGATCCCCTGCGCCTGGCAACTGTGGCAGACCGGCGTGGTGAACTGGCAACGCTGACCCGCAAGTACGGCAACAATGTCGCTGAGGTGCTCGAGTGGGCGAGACAGGCCACCGAGAGGCTGGCTGAGCTTGAGGGGGCGGATGAGCGGATCGAAGAATTACGGGAGCGCGCGGCGATCCTGGAAGAGGCACTTGAGACTGCCGCGTCTGCGATCACCCGGGATCGCAGGGAAGCCGCGGGCAGGCTGGCAGAGCTCGCAGCTACCGAGCTGAAGGCTTTGGCCATGCCGCATGCCCGGCTCGAGTTCGCGGTGACGCAGGCCTCGCCCGGTCCTCACGGCGCCGACCGGATCGAGCTGGTGTTCGCCGCCAATCCAGGGTCAGCTCCAGGCCCCCTCGGGAGAGTCGCCTCTGGTGGTGAGCTGTCCCGGGTCCGGCTGGCCTTGGAGGTGGTCCTTGCGGGTAAATCAGCCGGGCGCACTTTTGTCTTTGACGAGGTGGATGCCGGTGTCGGTGGTGCCGTCGGCCTGGAAATCGGGCGCAGACTCAAACGGCTCGCCGCAGGAGGCCAGGTGATCGTGGTCACGCATCTTGCGCAGGTGGCGGCTTTCGCCGACCAGCATTTCGTGATCGCGAAATCCAGCGATGGGCAAGTCACCACGTCCGATGTCACGCTCCTTGATGAGCAGGAACGCGCTGCGGAACTGGCGCGCATGATGAGTGGCAGTGGAGAATCGGACGCGGGTTTGAGACATGCGGAGGAGCTGCTCAAGAGCGCACAGAACGGCTAGGCTCTCCCGGTATGAGCCGTGCATTGATCGTCGTAGACGTGCAACGTGACTTCTGCGAAGGCGGGTCCCTCGCAGTGCTGGGAGGAGCGGCAGTGGCCGCGGCGGTGAACCGTGTCCTCGCGGGGAACCATGGTTACGACCTGGTGGTAGCGACTCGTGACCATCACGTTGATCCGGGGTCTCACTTCAGCGATGAACCCGACTTCCAAGATTCCTGGCCACCGCACTGCATCGCAGGCACGGCGGGGGCGGGTCAGCACCCCGGGCTGCATTTCACCGGATGGGACGGCCTCTTCCTGAAGGGGCAGCACAAGGCCGCCTACTCCGGTTTTGAGGGGACCGATGAGGCCACAGGCGAGCTCCTGGCTGAGTTTCTCCACAATCGCGGCGTCACTGAGGTTGATGTCTGTGGCATAGCCGCCGACTACTGCGTTGACGCGACGGCTCGCGATGCCGCTTCCGCGGGTTTCGCGACCACGGTGCTGACTGATCTGACCGCTGCGGTGCATCCCGAATCCATGCTCCGGTTGAGACGGCAATGGGCTGATGCGGGGTTGCAGACACGTGACACCGGCGGAGCCTAACTTTCCTCCAGCTGATTTGTCGCGCATGCCGACTTTCGGCTAGTGTCCGCCCTCGTAGGGCGCCATGGTGAGCGCACCTGGGAGAGGAACAGACATGAGGAAGCATGCCCTGACGGGTGTTGCTGCCCTGGCCATCGGCTTGGGTTTTTTCACAGCTCCTGCGGCGCAGGCCGACGGCTCCGCCAGCCTTGAGGTTTACGCCGTCGGCACTGCTCAGAACGGGGCGGCTCCGGTGTGGCTGGGAGGGCAGTGCAGCTCTGGTGCTTCCCGGGCGACGCTGCATTTCCTCGCTGGGGAATTTCCCGGGCTGGAGTTTGCGCATCCGGTTGAAGTCGCGAGCCCCTCGCCGGGGACACAATCGCCTGAGGTCCCCAGCGAAGCCGGGAATGACGATCCCGACAACAAGGTGGACGTTACGCTGAATAGCGATGGCAGCTTTGAATACATCTATGACACATCCGGTGTGCAGCAGGTGATCGCCAATTGCATCTACCCAGATGGAAACGTGGCAAGCACCTCCACCGAGGTCAATGCGGACCTGCCCACTAAGCCGGCCCTGTCGGCGTCGAGCAATGAGCAGCAGGAGTTCTACCCTGGCGGGACCATTGAGCTTTCGCTCAGGGGATTTGCGGCTGGTCAGAGTGCTGAGGCATATATGCACTCCAAGCCAATGTTTTTCTGGGATGGCAATACAGGTTCGGGGAATATCGACGTCCGGACAAAAATCCCCGAGAACGCCACACCTGGGAAACACCATCTCACGATCCGGGCACGGAACGGGCAGCGGGCCATTTTCGCCTTCCTGCTGAGGAACAAGCCCGCAGGTGATAGCGGAGGCTCCACTGCCGGGCCAGTCCAGCCCCGTGGTGATAAGCCCGCGCAGCAGCGGGAGGGACGGGAGAAGACAGTGGCCCACAAGCAGCAGGGGAAACAACAGAGCACGGGAGGACGCCAGGTGTCACAAAGGCTTCCAGCGGTGATGCCGAAGTTGCCCAAGACAGGGTTCTGACGGACATGTGGCAGGGTCTCTACCTATCTTTGTGAACTGTCAGTGGTATAGCCTAACCCTTGGTGCGTGGCATTGGGCTACGCAGAACAGAGGGGAAGTATATGAAGACTCGTGTCCTTGCCGGGGCTGCAGCTGTAGCACTGGCCCTTGCGGGTTATACCGGGGCCGCACCGGCCTCCGCCGACGACGCCGTGCCCTCGTTGACGGTCCGGGCCGTCAATACCGCCCAGGGTGACTCCTCGGCCTATCTGGATGCCAAGTGTCCTGAGAACACCGCCAAGGCCGTCATCAAGGTTGGTACCTGGAAGACTGAAACAATCAACCTGAAGAATCAGCAGGACGAGTTTGGCTACATGGTCAACGGCCAGGGACAGGTTCCCACTACGCTCACCTGCTTCGATTACCAGGACAAGTCCACCAACACCACCGTGGAAGTTGACGTGACCAAGCCCATCGGCCCGCAGGTCACTGTCAGTGGTGATGGTGTGGCCAGGAAGGCCGCCCCGGGTGGAAACATCACCGTCAGTGCCACTGGTTTCACTGCCAGCAAGGAAGTCGATTTCACCCTGTATTCCAAGCCCTACGCGCTCGGCAAGGCCACATCCTCCGAGAGCGGCTCCGTGCAATTGAGTGCCGTCGTGGACAAGGACGTTACACCTGGCAGCAACCACTTCGTGGTCCTCAAGGCCGACGGTGAGGTTGGCTTGGCCAACGTTACCGTCGTCAGCAAGGAAGACCTCGGCAAGAGCCAGCCCAAGCAGGATGGCTCGAAGTCCGGTAAGCCCGGTATGCCACGCACCGGTGCCCCAGCCTGATCCAGCAACCAACCGCCCCGGGCCTGGAGGCCCGGGGCGGTTTGCCATTCCCAGGTGGATCTGGATTCCCGGGATGCTGATCCTGGCTCTCGTGGTCGGCCTGGCCGCCGCAGGCAGCCTGCTTGCCTCACGCGCCACCAGGCTGGAGGTAGCGCTTCACACCTCACGCGATGACGGGCGCACTCTCGTCATCGTCGGGATCGATGACCGCTCCCTTGCGCCCGAAGGAACCACCGACTTCGGTGACCTCAGCGATGAGCATGGTGCCCGGGCCGATCTGATCCTGGCGTTGCGCCAGCAGGGTGGGCAGATCCGTGCCGCAAGCATTCCCCGGGACCTCCTCGTCGAGGTCGCACCCAGCGAATACGACCGGTTGGCAACCAGCTGGCTGCGGGGCCCGCAGGCTTTCGTCGATGGTCTTTGTCGTAGTCTAGCGATGCCGGTGGACCATCTTGCCGTGATGAACCTGCGGGGATTCGTCACCCTGGTCGACGCTGTCGGCGGAGTGGAGGTCACGCTGGAGCATCCGCTACGTGATGAGCACGCGCACATCGATCTGCCTGCGGGAACACAAAGGCTTGACGGGCGTACCGCCCTTGGTTTCGTGCGTAGCCGCCAGGGAGAGATCCTGGCCGGTGGAACCTGGACTCCCGATCCTGAGGGGGCGGCCGGGAGGCAGCGCCGCGGTGGTGAGGTGTTCCGCTCCCTACTCAGGCAGCTGCCCCGCAACCCTGTGCATCTCTACTCACTGGCCTGGCAGACACTGCCGGAGACCTCGCTGAGCGAGGGGACGTCCCTGCTCGACCTGGCGAGTTTTCACGACCTCAGTGGTGGATTCACAGGTGTCCCCGTTGAAGGTGGCCAGGACGCCGAGGACTGGGTGGCTTTGGCCAACGATGAGACCCGGGCTGCTCTCTCGCAGGCCGGCCTGGCGGGTGGCTGCGGTGTGTGAGCGCTCTGTGGCAGGGTGTTGTTAGATCAATGAAACTGCCCGCGGGCGGTAGCGAGGAGAAGGTGAATGAGCTGGGACCGACCTGTTGCCTGGGAAGTCCAGGAACGCGCGGAGCTGGGGGCTGGGCGGGTCTCCACTTTCGTGGACGAGACCGTGGTGACCCCATCCGGCGAGATCATCACACGCCAGTATCTGACGCATCCCGGCGCGGTGGCGGTTGTCTGCTGGGACGAGGAACGCGACGTCATAGCAGCAGTGCGCCAGTACCGGCATCCCGTGCGTCAGGAGATGGTCGAGATCCCGGCCGGCCTGTTGGACCTGGAGGGCGAGGACTACGTGGCCGCGGCGAAACGGGAACTCGCCGAGGAAGCGGAGCTGGCTGCCTCCCGCTGGGATGTGCTGATCGACATCGTCACCACGCCAGGCGCCTGTGAGGAGTCCCTGCGGATCTATCTGGCACGTGACCCGCACCCTGCCTCTAGGCCGGAGGGCTTCGTCTTGGAGGGGGAGGAGGCCCACATGAGATTCGAATGGATTTTCCGCCCTGCGCTCGTTGCTGCTGTGTTCGCTGGGGAATGCCAGTCACCGAGCCTGGTCTCAGGGGTGCTGGCTCTGGAGACAGCCCGGCTCTCCGGGCGGCTTGACCAGCTGAGGCCTGCAGATGCTCCTTGGCCGGTCAGGGCCGGTCGCTGAGTGACCGCGGCTGAGGACATCTTGGAGCAGTACCTGGCTCACGTCCGGGTGGAGCGGGGACTGCGGGCCAACACCGTCGCTGCTTACCGCCGTGACCTGGAGCGGTATCTTGCGTTTCTCTCGGAACGCGGTGTGACCGATCTTGCGGCGGTCACACCGGTGGAGATCAGTGAGCACGTGCGTGACCTGGCAGGCGAACTCAAGGGAACGTCGGTGGCGCGGGCGTTGGTCAGCGTGCGCAACCTGCATGCCTTCGCGCACGAGGAGGGGGTGACAGCTGGCAATCCAGCTGCCGAGACCCAGGTGCCTAAGCTGGGCAAGCGTCTCCCCAAGGCGCTCAGCGTCGCTGAGATTGATGCCCTGCTGGCGTCACCGGACCGGGATGACCCCATAGGAATGCGAGATGCCGTCTTGCTGGAGATGCTCTACGGGACAGGCGCCCGTGTCTCCGAGATCACCGATCTCGATGTCGACGACGTCACCACGGTCGTGGACGACGAGACCACGGGGCTGAGGCTCCGGGGCAAGGGCGGCAAGGAACGGGTGGTGCCGTTGGGCAGCTTCGCCCGGGAGGCCCTCGGCGCTTATCTGGTGAGAGGCCGCCCCATCCTCGCCGCCAAGGGCGACGGGGGCGGTGCACTGCTGTTGAACACCCGTGGCAGGCGTCTGACACGCAACTCGGCGTTCACCGTCGTCGTACGCCATGCCGAGCAGGCCGGTATCGAGGCGGATGTCTCACCTCACTCGCTACGGCACAGCTATGCCACCCATCTGTTGGAGGGCGGCGCCGACGTGAGGGTAGTCCAGGAGCTGCTCGGGCATGCCTCGGTGGCGACCACACAGATCTACACCCTCGTGACGGTGGATCGCCTGCGTGAGGTCTACCTCGAATCGCATCCGCGGGCAAGGTGACAATCTTTGCCCCGGGAAGAACAGTCGATTCCCGGGGGCCTGTGGTTTATGCACACATGGCACTGTCATCCTGGCTAGGATGGACTTGTCGACATTTTTAGGAGGCGAAGTGGCCGACGAACTGTTCAAAGTTCCAGATGCGCCCGCAGAATCCACACTTCCGGAGGAAATCGGACCCACAGGGCGGCCCATGCCAGATCTGCCTGTCCCCGCACCCCCGGCTCCCGGGCGGGAAATGAGTGCCGTGATCATCTCGATGTGCAATCAGAAGGGCGGGGTGGGCAAGACCACGACAACCATCAATCTGGGTGCAGCCCTGGTTGAGCTTGGCCACAAGGTGCTGCTGGTGGACTTCGACCCGCAGGGTTCACTTTCCGTTGGCCTCGGTGTGAATCCTCACACCCTGGAGCGCAGCGTCTACAACCTCCTGCTCTCCCGTGACTACACGGCGGGTGAGGTGATCCAGCCGACCTCGGTGGAGGGCATGGACATCCTGCCCAGCAACATCGACCTGTCGGCCGCAGAGGTGCAGCTCGTCAGTGAGGTGGCCCGGGAACAGACCCTGACGCGCCTGCTGGAGCCGCTGCGCAGTGACTACGACTTCATTCTCGTCGATTGTGCCCCTAGCCTTGGGCTGCTCACCATCAACGCCCTCACCGCAAGTGACTACGTCATCATGCCGCTGGAATGCGAGTTCTTCGCGCTGCGCGGTATCGCCCTGCTCACAGACACCATCTCCAAAGTTGCCGACCGGCTGAACCCTGATCTGAAGATTCTCGGGATCCTCGGCACCATGTACGACGGACGTACCCTGCACTCCCGCGAGGTGCTGGAGCGTGTTGTCCAGGCATTCGGCGACGACGTCTTCCACACCGTCATCCGGCGCACCGTGAAGTTCCCCGAGACCACCGTCGCGGGTGAGCCCATCACCACCTACGCGTCGGCCTCGAAGGGAGCCGATGCCTACCGGATGCTGGCGCGAGAGGTGCTGCGGAAGTGCCAGTGAACAAGAGGGCCAGCCTGCCCGGCGCGAGCGAGTTGTTCCGGCCCACTAAGGCCCCGGAGCCCGTCACCCCAGCAGCTCCTGCCGACCCTGAGAAGGCCAAGCCGCAGAAATCGGAGCCACAGGGGAAAGAGAAGGCATCCCGCCCGGTGGCGTCAGGCCGCATCAGGCATGACCAGAAGATCACCGTCTATTTCTCCTCCGAGGAGTTGTTCGCGCTGGAGGATGCCACCCTTGAGCTGAAGCGCCGTCACGGCATTAACCTGGACCGGGGGCGCTTGGTGCGCACCGCCGTTGCCTTGGCCCTGCTCGACCTGGCTGAGAACGGCGCCGACTCGGCTGTGGTGGCGGAACTGAATCAGAAGTGAGCAGGCGGGCCCGCAACCGGACCGCGGAGACACCTGAGACCACTCCCGGTTTCGATGTGCACCTGGCGAACTTCGAGGGTCCGTTTGACCTGCTGTTGCAGCTCATCTCCCGTCGCGAGCTGGACGTCACACAGGTGGCGCTGAGCCAGGTGACCGACGAGTTCGTCGCGTACGTTAGGGCTGCAGGGGAGACCCTCGGGCTGGAGCAGACCAGTTCCTTCCTGGTGGTCGCAGCCACCCTCCTGGACCTGAAAGCCGCCCGCTTGCTGCCGGGCGGTGAGGTCACCGACCCAGAGGACCTGGCTGCACTGGAGGCCCGAGACCTGCTGTTCGCCCGGCTCCTCCAGTACCGGGCCTTCAAACAGCTGGCCTCCTGGGTTGGACAGGCCATCGCAGTCGCAGATCGCCAGCACTGGCGTCCCGGAGGCTTGGAGGAGCAGTTCCGTGGTGTCCTGGTCAAGGTTGAGCTGCCGATTGACCCCAGTGGGCTCGCCCGCCTGGCTGTCCGGGCACTGACTCCGAAACCCACGCCTGCGGTGCAGCTAACCCACCTGCATGGCAGCCGCGTCAGCGTGGTCGAGCAGACCGGGATCGTCTCCGAGCTGCTGGCGGACAGGGGGCAGGCAACTTTCCGATCCCTCGTCGCCGGCTGCGACCGCCTGACCACCGTCGTGCGTTTCCTAGCGGTCCTTGAGCTGTTCCGCGCGGGGAGGGTCAGCTTCGAGCAGGCCGGCCCGCTCAGCGAACTCAGTATCCGATGGTCGGGAGGCGCCGCACATGAGATCGCCGTCGACGAGTATGACTTCGAGGAGGGGACGTGAACGCTGGCCGTGCCATCGAGGC
The sequence above is drawn from the Arachnia rubra genome and encodes:
- a CDS encoding segregation and condensation protein A; protein product: MSRRARNRTAETPETTPGFDVHLANFEGPFDLLLQLISRRELDVTQVALSQVTDEFVAYVRAAGETLGLEQTSSFLVVAATLLDLKAARLLPGGEVTDPEDLAALEARDLLFARLLQYRAFKQLASWVGQAIAVADRQHWRPGGLEEQFRGVLVKVELPIDPSGLARLAVRALTPKPTPAVQLTHLHGSRVSVVEQTGIVSELLADRGQATFRSLVAGCDRLTTVVRFLAVLELFRAGRVSFEQAGPLSELSIRWSGGAAHEIAVDEYDFEEGT
- a CDS encoding NUDIX domain-containing protein, encoding MSWDRPVAWEVQERAELGAGRVSTFVDETVVTPSGEIITRQYLTHPGAVAVVCWDEERDVIAAVRQYRHPVRQEMVEIPAGLLDLEGEDYVAAAKRELAEEAELAASRWDVLIDIVTTPGACEESLRIYLARDPHPASRPEGFVLEGEEAHMRFEWIFRPALVAAVFAGECQSPSLVSGVLALETARLSGRLDQLRPADAPWPVRAGR
- a CDS encoding TlyA family RNA methyltransferase, whose protein sequence is MRLDQALVARGLARSRTQAARLIAEGRVLVAGDVAQKPALAVTDDTQIIAEPEKWVSRAAYKLLGALEASGTRLQGRILDAGASTGGFTQVALESGAELVYAVDVGHRQLAGLVRADPRVRVREGLNLREITLQDLDGQPVDAIVGDVSFISLRLLLPSLLDVLQEDGVALLLVKPQFEVGRRRLGTGGVVNDPRLREEAVDAVTAVAASLGWECDWRAPSLLRGASGNQEFFIRLCAARSADYP
- the recN gene encoding DNA repair protein RecN, coding for MLTELRLKSLGVVEDATLPLGPGLTALTGETGAGKTMIVAGLGLLLGARADASLVRKGQDKAVVQGRWEVDDAIAEAVEDLGGDLDDGVELVTLRQISAQGRSRALVGGAQVPVSAVASLLDEIATIHGQSEQTRLSTPERQRELLDTFAAPAALNDYRRDFAEHRHITEELARLETEALSRTREAEVLRFGLDEIAAVNPQKGEDEALAAEAVRLADADDLKALAVSAQVALSGAEEDLDAPSVLGLAGSTRKALDSLAERDPSASELARRLTEVNYLLVDLAQDVASHAADLVADPLRLATVADRRGELATLTRKYGNNVAEVLEWARQATERLAELEGADERIEELRERAAILEEALETAASAITRDRREAAGRLAELAATELKALAMPHARLEFAVTQASPGPHGADRIELVFAANPGSAPGPLGRVASGGELSRVRLALEVVLAGKSAGRTFVFDEVDAGVGGAVGLEIGRRLKRLAAGGQVIVVTHLAQVAAFADQHFVIAKSSDGQVTTSDVTLLDEQERAAELARMMSGSGESDAGLRHAEELLKSAQNG
- a CDS encoding LCP family protein translates to MLILALVVGLAAAGSLLASRATRLEVALHTSRDDGRTLVIVGIDDRSLAPEGTTDFGDLSDEHGARADLILALRQQGGQIRAASIPRDLLVEVAPSEYDRLATSWLRGPQAFVDGLCRSLAMPVDHLAVMNLRGFVTLVDAVGGVEVTLEHPLRDEHAHIDLPAGTQRLDGRTALGFVRSRQGEILAGGTWTPDPEGAAGRQRRGGEVFRSLLRQLPRNPVHLYSLAWQTLPETSLSEGTSLLDLASFHDLSGGFTGVPVEGGQDAEDWVALANDETRAALSQAGLAGGCGV
- a CDS encoding ParA family protein encodes the protein MDLSTFLGGEVADELFKVPDAPAESTLPEEIGPTGRPMPDLPVPAPPAPGREMSAVIISMCNQKGGVGKTTTTINLGAALVELGHKVLLVDFDPQGSLSVGLGVNPHTLERSVYNLLLSRDYTAGEVIQPTSVEGMDILPSNIDLSAAEVQLVSEVAREQTLTRLLEPLRSDYDFILVDCAPSLGLLTINALTASDYVIMPLECEFFALRGIALLTDTISKVADRLNPDLKILGILGTMYDGRTLHSREVLERVVQAFGDDVFHTVIRRTVKFPETTVAGEPITTYASASKGADAYRMLAREVLRKCQ
- a CDS encoding site-specific tyrosine recombinase XerD; translation: MTAAEDILEQYLAHVRVERGLRANTVAAYRRDLERYLAFLSERGVTDLAAVTPVEISEHVRDLAGELKGTSVARALVSVRNLHAFAHEEGVTAGNPAAETQVPKLGKRLPKALSVAEIDALLASPDRDDPIGMRDAVLLEMLYGTGARVSEITDLDVDDVTTVVDDETTGLRLRGKGGKERVVPLGSFAREALGAYLVRGRPILAAKGDGGGALLLNTRGRRLTRNSAFTVVVRHAEQAGIEADVSPHSLRHSYATHLLEGGADVRVVQELLGHASVATTQIYTLVTVDRLREVYLESHPRAR
- a CDS encoding NAD kinase, translating into MTVETRAVAVLLHPERPEALEAAVAFMRQMPGFRFLSFPDDVSRLADFVPDADLAPIGTNPVELAVVFGGDGTLLRAAEWAQPLEVPLLGVNLGHVGFLAELETSDLTSLPQAVIEGRYEIERRLVLQVEVSDASEQLLWSSFAINEVSLEKLMREKMLNVLVHVDAHPLSRWGCDGVLVATPTGSTAYAFSGGGPVVWPEVQAMLIVPLSAHALFNRPMVLAPTSHVSLELGGPVPQGIIWCDGRRSVDVGPGMRIAVRASEHPMLLARLSEQPFTTRLVRKFELPVDGWRRSPRGEAC
- a CDS encoding isochorismatase family protein — its product is MSRALIVVDVQRDFCEGGSLAVLGGAAVAAAVNRVLAGNHGYDLVVATRDHHVDPGSHFSDEPDFQDSWPPHCIAGTAGAGQHPGLHFTGWDGLFLKGQHKAAYSGFEGTDEATGELLAEFLHNRGVTEVDVCGIAADYCVDATARDAASAGFATTVLTDLTAAVHPESMLRLRRQWADAGLQTRDTGGA